In the genome of Euleptes europaea isolate rEulEur1 chromosome 7, rEulEur1.hap1, whole genome shotgun sequence, one region contains:
- the PRCC gene encoding proline-rich protein PRCC, whose protein sequence is MSLVAYASSGEEEEQGEEAAAVAGGEEEAAEEEEKAAAAGGGLFSSLPPPKGSRGPAWLPAAAPPSPPPAASEPAVPPPKPKKRPQPVRIAAPQLRSPDSDSEEDDEPAKKQPPFPGHGEGSGLSALLPQPKNLTVKETNRLLLPYAFTKKVSENSQQEPKPAKVPASTSKPLKAVSAVTMTTPSPSAIKAAAKSAALQVTKQITQEENDSDEEVAPENYFSLSEPPTISPEPFAYSGDVLPDDDLPPGTEPGPEPESQDAAANAPLEFKTAPGGASSQAAHGWAPKPGEDYGSQPYSQYPGIASGYYEDYYSGGYYPETADPALGPPQEMSSDASSFMDDEAFKRLQGKRNRGREEINFVEIKGDDQLSGAQQWLTKSLTEEQNMKSFSKKKGEQPTGQQRRKHQITYLIHQAKERELELKNTWAENKLSRRQTQAKYGF, encoded by the exons ATGTCCTTAGTGGCGTACGCCAgcagcggcgaggaggaggagcagggggAAGAGGCCGCGGCGGTGgcgggaggagaggaggaagccgcggaggaggaggagaaggcggcggcggcgggcgggggtCTCTTCTCCTCGCTGCCGCCCCCCAAGGGCAGCCGCGGCCCGGCCTGGCtccccgccgccgcgcccccctctccccctccggcCGCCTCCGAGCCCGCCGTCCCGCCGCCCAAGCCCAAGAAGAGGCCGCAGCCCGTCAGGATCGCCGCCCCCCAGCTGCGCTCGCCCGAC TCAGATTCCGAGGAAGACGACGAGCCGGCGAAGAAGCAGCCGCCCTTCCCG GGCCACGGCGAGGGATCTGGCTTGTCCGCATTGCTTCCTCAGCCCAAAAACTTAACCGTGAAGGAGACAAACAGGTTGCTTCTCCCTTATGCTTTCACAAAGAAAGTGTCAGAGAACTCCCAGCAGGAGCCAAAACCGGCCAAAGTTCCGGCATCCACCTCCAAGCCCCTAAAGGCAGTGTCTGCCGTGACCATGACAACCCCCTCTCCGTCTGCCATCAAGGCCGCGGCAAAGAGTGCGGCCCTGCAGGTGACCAAGCAGATCACCCAGGAGGAAAACGACAGCGACGAGGAGGTGGCTCCTGAGAACTACTTCTCCTTATCGGAGCCTCCGACCATCAGCCCGGAGCCCTTTGCTTACTCGGGGGACGTCTTGCCGGATGATGACCTGCCCCCTGGGACAGAGCCAGGCCCTGAGCCAGAGAGCCAGGATGCTGCTGCCAATGCCCCCCTGGAGTTCAAGACTGCGCCAGGAGGAGCCAGCTCCCAAGCTGCCCATGGATGGGCACCAAAGCCTGGAGAAGACTATGGCAGCCAGCCATACAGTCAGTACCCTGGCATTGCCAGTGGTTACTATGAG GATTACTACAGTGGGGGCTACTATCCCGAAACTGCTGACCCAGCCCTCGGACCCCCCCAGGAAATGAGCAGCGACGCCTCTTCTTTCATGGACGACGAAGCG TTCAAGCGTCTCCAAGGCAAACGGAACCGTGGGCGGGAAGAGATCAACTTTGTGGAGATCAAGGGGGACGATCAGCTGAGCGGAGCCCAGCAGTGGCTGACCAAGTCCTTAACGGAGGAGCAGAACATGAAATCCTTCAGCAAG AAGAAAGGCGAGCAGCCCACCGGGCAGCAACGCAGGAAGCACCAGATCACGTACCTGATTCACCAG GCCAAAGAACGCGAGCTGGAGCTGAAGAACACGTGGGCGGAAAACAAGCTCAGCAGGCGGCAGACGCAGGCCAAGTATGGCTTCTAG